From a region of the Pogona vitticeps strain Pit_001003342236 chromosome 7, PviZW2.1, whole genome shotgun sequence genome:
- the KLHL26 gene encoding kelch-like protein 26: protein MAESGGAEAFAAQRPSTPGGGPGGGGGGGGPPSPASPASSSRSSMADKNSILKCTFSAPSHSATLLHGLASLRAQAQLLDVILTINNEVFQVHKVVLAACSDYFRAMFTGGMREASQDVIELKGVSSKGLKHIIEFAYTAEVTLDLDCIQDVLGAAVFLQMVPVVELCEEFLKSAMSVETCLNIGQMATTFSLASLKESVDSFTFRHFLQISEEEDFLHLPLERLVFFLQSNKLKSCGEIDLFRAAIRWLQYDPARRRNASQVLCHIRFPLMKSSELVDNVQTLDIMVEDVLCRQYLLEAFNYQILPFRQHEMQSPRTAIRSDVFSLVTFGGTPYTDNDRTVSGKVYYLPDGHTRQFKELTEMEVGSSHTCVAALDNFVYVVGGQHLQYRSGEGAVDLCYRYDPHLNQWLRIQPMQESRIQFQLNVLHGLVYATGGRNRSGSLASVERYCPKTNEWGYVCSLKRRTWGHAGATLGGKLYISGGYGISVEDKKALHCYDPALDQWEFKAPMNEPRVLHAMVSANNRIYALGGRMDHVDRCFDVLAVEYYVPEANQWTTVSPMRAGQSEAGCCLLEKKIYIVGGYNWHLNNVTSIVQVYNTETDEWERDLHFPESFAGIACVAVILPQSTARR, encoded by the exons ATGGCGGAGTCCGGCGGGGCCGAAGCCTTCGCCGCCCAGCGGCCGTCCACCCCCGGTGGGGGCcccggcggaggaggaggaggagggggccctCCCAGTCCTGCCAGTCCGGCCAGTAGCAGCCGGAGCAG CATGGCAGACAAGAACAGCATCTTGAAATGCACTTTCTCTGCACCAAGTCACAGCGCCACGCTTCTGCACGGCCTGGCATCTCTCCGGGCGCAGGCCCAGCTGCTTGACGTCATCCTCACCATCAACAACGAGGTGTTTCAGGTCCACAAAGTTGTCTTGGCTGCATGCAGTGATTACTTCAG ggCCATGTTCACCGGCGGGATGAGAGAAGCCAGCCAAGACGTGATTGAGCTGAAAGGGGTCTCCTCCAAGGGCCTGAAGCACATCATAGAGTTTGCCTACACCGCTGAGGTGACTCTGGACCTGGACTGCATTCAGGATGTGTTGGGGGCCGCCGTCTTCCTGCAGATGGTGCCGGTGGTGGAGCTGTGTGAGGAGTTTCTGAAGTCCGCCATGAGCGTCGAGACTTGCCTCAACATCGGGCAGATGGCCACCACCTTCAGCCTAGCCTCCCTGAAGGAGTCAGTGGATTCCTTCACCTTCCGACATTTCCTCCAAATTTCTGAGGAAGAAGATTTCCTCCACCTGCCGTTGGAGCGACTGGTCTTCTTCCTCCAGAGCAACAAGCTCAAGAGCTGCGGCGAGATCGACCTCTTCCGGGCCGCCATCCGCTGGTTGCAGTATGACCCCGCGCGGCGCCGGAACGCCAGCCAGGTCCTCTGCCACATCCGCTTCCCGCTCATGAAGTCCTCCGAGCTGGTGGACAACGTCCAGACCTTGGACATCATGGTGGAGGACGTCCTCTGCCGGCAGTacctcctggaggccttcaaCTACCAGATCCTGCCTTTCCGGCAGCATGAGATGCAGTCTCCCCGGACCGCCATCCGCTCGGACGTCTTCTCCCTCGTCACGTTCGGCGGCACCCCCTACACTGATAACGACCGGACCGTGAGCGGCAAGGTCTACTACCTGCCAGATGGCCACACGCGGCAGTTCAAGGAGCTGACGGAGATGGAGGTGGGGAGCAGCCACACCTGCGTGGCCGCCTTGGACAACTTCGTGTACGTGGTGGGGGGCCAGCACCTACAGTACCGCAGCGGCGAGGGGGCGGTGGACCTCTGCTACCGCTATGACCCCCACCTGAACCAGTGGCTGCGCATCCAGCCCATGCAGGAGAGCCGGATCCAGTTCCAGCTGAATGTTCTTCACGGCCTGGTTTATGCCACCGGGGGCAGGAACCGGTCAGGCAGCTTGGCCTCGGTGGAGAGGTACTGCCCCAAGACCAACGAGTGGGGCTACGTCTGCTCCCTCAAACGCAGGACGTGGGGTCATGCCGGGGCCACCTTGGGCGGCAAGCTGTACATCTCGGGGGGCTACGGGATCTCGGTGGAGGACAAAAAGGCCTTGCATTGCTACGATCCTGCCCTGGACCAGTGGGAGTTCAAAGCCCCCATGAACGAACCGCGGGTCCTCCACGCCATGGTGAGCGCCAACAACCGGATCTACGCCCTTGGAGGCCGCATGGACCACGTGGACCGCTGCTTTGACGTCTTGGCCGTTGAGTATTATGTGCCAGAAGCCAACCAGTGGACCACCGTTAGCCCCATGCGGGCAGGACAGTCCGAGGCCGGTTGTTGCTTGTTGGAGAAGAAGATTTACATTGTGGGGGGTTACAACTGGCACCTGAACAATGTCACCAGCATCGTGCAGGTGTATAACACGGAGACAGATGAGTGGGAGAGGGAccttcatttcccagaatcctttgcggGCATCGCTTGCGTGGCGGTCATTCTCCCACAGAGCACAGCCCGGAGGTGA